Genomic window (Nicotiana sylvestris chromosome 7, ASM39365v2, whole genome shotgun sequence):
ATTTAAAGCATTAACTTGATTTACCGTAGCAAACTTTTTAATGATTACACGCTCAGATGGCCATTGGATAACATTCTCTGAAATTTTATTCAACAGTTGCAATAATTCCTCTGTGGTTTTTCCTATTACAGAACCTCCTGCAGCTGCATCTATCACATTTTTAGCAGAAGGTTTTAACCCGTGATAGAGAATGTACAATTGCATATGTTCAGGAATATCATGGAGTGAGTATTTTCTTAACATTGCTTTtaatctttcccaagcttgataAACTGATCCAGTGTCAGTCTGCAAGAAATTAGATATGTCTTGTCTTAACTTTGTTGTTTTAGCAggggaaaaatatttgtttaaaaacttTTGAGTCATCTGGTCCCATGTCATAATGGACCCTTGAGGCATACTTCGCAACCAAGTCTTGACATCTccttttaaagaaaaaggaaatagccATAACTTGATGGCTTCACGAGGTACTCCATTGTACTTAGCAGTTTCTACAAGTTCTAGAAAATCAATTAAATGACTATGTGGGTCTTCACTTGTATTACCAGTGAAGATACAAGATTGTTGAATTGTCTGAATCAGGCCGGTCCTGATTTCAAAGAAGTTGGCTGCCACGGGGGGCTTCCTGACACTAGATTCACAGTTGAAGCGATCGAGTCTAGCATAATCCCTAAGGATTCTGTTTGCTGGCCTTGGCGCCACTTCATCAAATTGCTCCTCTACATGGACTGGTGGTGAGATCCCAAGTGGATTAATATCCTCTACTTCCTGATTTTCCATTTCTTCACAAGTTGCTCCTTGAGAAAACGATGTTTGTCCTTTCCTGCACAATCGAAGGtatctttcaatttcaggatcgtaATTAGCCAATTCTTTTAAGAGCGGGTCATAAACTACTTAAAATtttgaaagtaaaaaaaaattaacattaATTTCTAGTATAGTACTAGTAATTAATAACTAAACTAAAGTAAATTTCAAATATAAATAGTTAGTGAAGAAAAACAAATACCTCAATATTATAGATAATAATACTAGTAATTAAtctagtaaaataaaataaaaatataaaacaatgAAACTAACCAGTAAGCATCAGTAGTAATACTAACAATGAATTGAAAAAGTATAGTATTATTAATTATAAACAAAAGTTGTACTAGTGAATAATAATGATCAGTAAGAATAACATTGTAGAAGTACTAATActaacaataataatataatattacagaaaaataattataaataaacaataataagaaaataataatatgtaACAACAAACtatattgaaaaataaaaataaaagtacgTCGAAGTACTCGCAATGAGAAAAAAATGATACAAGAGGTGATAATACTAATAATAATTACACTAAATATAATGAAGGAAAGCTAATGATAGAAATAATAGGAAGAAGtactaatatattttttttcttttttaaagtgctgttacaaaaagaaaataataatattaatattacaACAGTAGTTATAGTATTACTTAGTAATTAGTGATAATACTAACAGATAAATAACAATAATAAGGTCTCAAATtagtaataaaatatttaatCTGAAGTAGATATATGCCGATctccggcaacgacgccaaaaatttGACGAGGCCAATGTGTATATATAGGATTTTCTTGCTCGTGCtttgtcaaattctagtatagtttatgatatcgtctCACAGAGATTGGAACATCTATGCTACAGACTTTTAATATTTcaactactatttgagagaatcagATTGATGAAAAGTTTGTGGAATTAAAACTTGTTAAAtacttaacaaaattaaacaacttTCGAAAGATTTGTAATTTAAAAGAATTGGGTATTGTTAAATTCACTTGATAATATATTATAATAAAATCTCACTTTCTACATGTATTTCTCTAAAGGATAATTGCTTATTGCTAACACAATTATATCTTATCTCACCAAGAATTAATCAACTAATAACACTCCGTGAGGTTATGTAATTAATTGAGTTAAAACTGGTGACAGTTAAATCGAAATATCCTCTGGTCTGAATTGTGCTAAAGATAGTAAaaacttcgtgagaatatttttactaaatcaatATTCTTACGACTACAATAcctccgtgagaattaaaatTGAGGTAAGCAAGATAGCTTACTAATAATTACTCTCACTTCACTATTTTATTCAATAGTTActatatattaattttgctccgtgagaattacaaaattaatataagaGTAACTTAAAGATAAAATATATAGAAGTGATAACAATGATTAGTTAAAAACTATTATTATAGCACAAtataaaatatcaatagaaagtTCCAAACCAAGAATGTATTAAAACTGAGAtagtattataatatatatatatatatatatcaatatatatatatatatatatatatatcaagcttcatcaactatcccaacaaaaaaagattactccattatgaagTAAGAAAAAACTAATTTAGGAATAAAGAACTTATGAAGAAATATTATTATTCTAAAAGAAAGACAACGAGTAGAAAATACTAAAGAAAAGAGAGACCAAAGAATAGTTCTCTCCCGTAAGACTGTATATCTTCTCTTCAAAATTTACACTCCATTTATAGAGTTTTCTTGCCCAAGGTTCTCCATAGTTGCAACTATGGAAATTGTAATTGCAACTATGAAAATTGTAGGCGCAACTATAACTTTGCCAAATGAGTTTCATTCTGCAGAGGAAGAACCATAGTTTCAACTATACTTTGCTAGTTGCAACTATGTAATTTGGTTCATGAATTCCAATTGCCATTGTCGCAACTATTGTGCTATTTTTGCTTCTTCATTCCCGGTTGACTACTCAATTCTCACTCttttttgcttcttttctttaattttcataTGCTCTTCCTCCTGCGAAGTATGTTAGAAAATATGGGAGAAcatgatatatttatttatgttttatttaaaatctttaatatttaacatataaaaatatatgaataaaTTATACCCATCAACAATCTCGCTTTCTGTTGGTAGTAGAtttttatgactaaccgttgttttctttcattgttaaTCACCTTACTGTCCtgttgtttttattctgcttttatatggctttttggtactgtcccttcttgtctataCTTTCATTAATatggtgcttatgctttcctgaaccgagggtctattggaaacaacctctctatccttataaggcaggggtaaggtctacgtatacactaccctccccagaccccacaggGTGGGATATTACTGGGCATGTTGTTGTATTGTTCAGCAAACATAGGTTGCAAATCCAAGTTAACACAATCTAGATTAGATAAAATCAGAAGAAAGCCCTTGATCTAATTTATCCACATGGTACAGAATAAAATCAACTGAATCATATCATAGCAAACAATACACACAGGCTGCAAAATCAAGCTAACACAAACAAGTTAAACCGTAGGAATGTCCCTGACCAAATTTATCCACATGGTACAGACCAAGTTAGTAGTAATTCAATCGGCTGATCTGCACAAATggataaaattaattaaatcatacACTGACCATAGCAAACATAAGTTGCAAACCAAGCTAACACAAATCTAGATTAGGCAAATTACAAGAAACACCTTGATCTAATTTATCCACATGGTACAAACCGAGTTAGTATTAATTCAGTTCAGCTGATTTGCAGCTCAAACTTGCAGTGTGCTGCTTCTTTTTCTTAGAGTGTTGAGTCACAAGATGCGAAATCCGAGCAAAACCAAACTTCTTTCTTTTTGCAGGGAGATGATGCTTATGTCCATTCTCCTTCTCATCCTTCCGACTTAACTGCACCTCACCAGTTGGTTTCCCAAGCATCTGGGCCAGCGACAATGTATGCTTTCCAACCTTTTTTCTTCCATTCTCAAACTCTTCAGTCAAAAGCAACTTCTTGTTCAATATTTGCCCTATTGATAGAGTTGGCTTTACAACTGGTTTTAACTCATCATTGACAAGCGTCAGGCCATTGACATCAACTAGGACAGAATCTTTCCTATGCTGAGATGAGGAAGGATTTTTAAACTTGGTCGAGTTCTGTACAGAACGTCTTCTCTGGCCATTTTCAGACCTCCATTTGCGCAGAGCTTCTTCGATCGCTAACTTCCCTTCATTTGCAGCCTCCACTCTGCTCAGTGCTTCTTCTAATGCCTTCTTACTAACTTTAACTTCTTCTGTAGCTTCTTCTACCTTCTTCAAGATTTCTGTTTTTGACACATTAGCTTCATCCACTAACATCATTGCATCTACTTCTCTTTGCTTGCTAGCTTCCTGTGCATCTTGTGCTTTGGACAGTAGAGACGAGTACTCCTCAAAGGTAAGAGTTACACTGTCCTCAGGCCGCCTTAGTTGCATCTCACTGTTTGATATAGCCTTGATTTCAGCAAGGGCAACAGCTTCAGCAGCTCTAGCTGCTGCTTTCATCTTCTTGGCTGCAACCAACCTGATCTCCGCTGTTTTGATCCTTGTCTTTGTCTGTTCAATCTCAGACAAAGCCCTCAAGACTTCTGATTTTGCAGCTTCTCCCACTTTCTTAAACTGCTCGGTCTCAGCAGTCAGTCTCTGAAGCTCCCTTGTCAAATCCACGGGATCACAAGAACTAACTTCACCATCTTTCACCAACTTtagcttttcttttgttttatttaacTCTTCTTCAAGAGATGAGATTTTCGAGGAACTTGAAGATAGCCGTTGGCGGGTCTTCTCAAgcaagattctctcattttcaattcTTTTGTTATATGATTCAACAGTGGTTCGAATATCAGCAAGATCACTAGTTGTCCTGGTCAAGTGTAGTTTAGCCTGTTTTAATTCCAATAAGATAAAACCTGGAGCTGAAGAGGGACACAGAACCAAACCACCAGTTGTGTCCTGATTATCGCTTACAATATTCATTTCATGGTTTTCCTTCTCTGCCACTTCACCAGCAAGATGTACATCCTTAGCTTCGGCATCAGCAGTTAGTGTAGCAGTGACCTCGGATGCCTCGTTCTGCAACTTTGATTTCAGCTCTTCAATCATTACTTTAGTGCTTTCCAATTCTTTTAATACCTCAAGTGTTTCCTTCTCTTTCACAATCAGATCTTTTTCCAACTGTGCCGCCTGTTCCTCCACTTTTGCAATGTCAACCTTCTCTTCAGCAACCTATAGCCAAGCTAAATGAAACCAATAATTGAACATATAGCATAGAAGAAGCAAGTTAGGTACACTCTTTCAGGACTTTGATTGGGAATATTGGAACTATAAAAATTCATTTAGTGGACCACGAATACAGCAAGGACCACCATTAATACAGTTAGGACTAAGATGTTGGCATTTGAAGAGTTTGCTTCTTAGAATTTAGTCAAGAAATTGCAACACACGATTATGCTATTGTAGCACTTCCACAAGTATATGCTAAGGTTTCATTCTAACTGGCATTACGTAATGACATTCATCTTCTGAATCATCCCAAAACTAAAAGATATAATTGGCTACCGTAATATGCAAACGACAGCAGAAGGCTACACCTCTAATGGCTTTTGGAAACCAAAAACAACCAAACACTTCAAAACCCTGGACTAGGGAAACTGTCATAAATACAAGAGAGATGCAAATGCTCGAGGAAGCAACTCCTGAAAAGCTGAAAAGCTGCACAGGAGGACATCTCCCCACAAAGATAATATCTTTTCCTTGTGGGAAATCAATTGAGCCTCAACCTGTTTTGTTTCCATGCAATTAACAATGTAATAGTAGTTAATAGCAGATTACCTTCATACAACGGGTTAAAGCACACCGATAGTGCAAAAACATCTTGATTGTCAGTGTATTTAAGTAAAATCCACATACATACAAACACAAATTTAGCAGCCACTGCGGCAAAGGAATGCTACATACAACTTACAAGATTCATGAAATATGCAAACATTGGTTGTGCAAGAACTTCAGAAATGTTTTCCCATAAGACTAAATTACAGTATTGCCCAAATAATCTACTTTTTCCATTAAACAATAAGTACTCCATATTGTTTCTTGGTAGAAGGTAGACGTACCAAAAAAGATTCACTTTTTTCTCTAATGTCTAAGGTAAAATAATCACAAATTTAAGCATAAAAACTCTGCATTGTGGATACGAAAAtagacaacaacaataacaacacatGGGGTCTGGGAGGTAATGTGTCACATTACCCCTACCCTACCCGAAGGAATAAAGAGGCTtctgaaagaccctcggctcaaataTACTAAAATGGacagaggaaagaaaaagaagagaccTCAAATGACTTGTGAAGAGTGGgcttccaaaacccaattccacCAAATCGAGTAGCAGCCTCTTTCACAGACTCAAATGGAGCAGAAGTGTCAATTTCTGCCCTAACAACACAACCCTTCTCCTCCATTTCAGTACAAGAACTGAACAAATTCACACCAGCATTGGCACTAGAGATTTCAGAAGCATCCATTATATCATAAagtaaaaacaagaagaaaataaTGACAGAGAGTAGTACAAGGACAAAGAGAGATAACAATGTATGGAAGGGAAAGGAGGAGAGTAGTGGGTGAAGTTATCAAAAAAAGAGTGTAAGAAAGTACTGATAACTGAACAGTGTTAGCAGTGTAACGTTGGACTATGTTGGATCAAATAACGACAACAAAGTCTAGATTCTGTAAAAGACCACACCCCTTTGTTGTGGTAAAGTTTATTGTAAAATGGTGTCGTTTCGACTTGAGAGGGAACCTATTTCAATTTTTACCCTCTTTACTTTTATTTCCTTTCGTAAGATAAAAGACCTGACCTTTTCTCTTTTAGAGGGGAATGAGTAACCGGTTTGTCCATAATTTgttttttagaattttttttttaaaaaaattatatttgtcCATTAAATTTtgcaagtttttgaaaaaatttcgaaaataattttttttaaaacactttttcaaaattttcagatAAACTTTTTTCCCCAGTCACAAaactttaatattttttcaattgaaatgcatgtccaaacataattttaaatttgaaatactatttttcaacttaactccaAATACTATTTTTTAACTTAACTCtaaatactattttttttaaagattataatttttatgtccaaacgcctaatAAATGTTATCAAAgacaaaaaaaaagttagttgaTCTTATCGATCCAAAGTTTGGTAGGCATATTGAtggaaaataatataaaataatcaaattatgtgCAAACTGATTCAGATAGTAATTTGAACTTCTCACTTGATAATAAGTTGTGTTTCAAAATTTTAATTGAAACTTCACTATGATGATTAGCAAACTATTTAAAATTTTAAGGGTAAGGCCAAAAATGTCCCGGCGTTAGCTTTGACATTATAATATGGAGAAAGGTATAAAGAATTATCTACATAACCGTTGGACTCGAATATGTTATTCCCAACCAAATCTCAATTCAAATATCTTCTAAACATCTTAATCCAGTcttaattctatttttttttttttgctgtcTTATTGTTGGGGAAAAGTACCTTGGGTATGTTAAGAGAGTTActctttttctaattttttttgtaGAGTTGCTTTTAACCAATTTTCATGCTGATTTCACTGTGAAGTAAGTTGATTCACTTTGATTATGATATGTAAATGCTATAATTATCATGAcaaggaaaaagaagaataacatTATTTTTTTGACAGAAGAAAAAACGTCAGTAGGAGAGAAAGAAAAAGGGCCTTGGTTTCCTAGAAATAATTATTTGTTGACCCACTAACGCACTAGCAGCTAACCGCTGGTGAATTAAATAGCAACATTAGCGCCATTTTCAAGTAAATTTgataaaaaaatctatttttatattttttaaaatttgacaaAGATTCATAGTCACTGCAGAAAGAGTAGGAATATTATAAATTAGTTTGGTGAGAGTTTGATAATTATGTAGCTTTTGATGATATAATTGAGGTTTAATCAATAAACACAAAATCGATGAAGAATCTTTTCAAAAATTGCTATTGATATGTGACTcaccaaaaccaaataaaagatTCTACTATATTCTAATTTGGTTGTTTGATTGATTTGACAATCTATATAAGCTCATTTTATATACAAATTCCCCTAATTCTTGTATCAACCAAAAACATTTCCTTGCTTTCTCTGAGCTTAAGCTCATTGAAAAATCCCTTATAAACAACAAACCACCAAATTCAGATTGAAAACCACCCACAACTTTTAAATAGTATAACCATAATATATATCCATATACTTGCATGATCAATGTGAAATGAACAGGTCTCCCTTGACCCATTAAGTTTCAACAtggtgcatatatatatatatatatatatatatatatatatatatatatatgtgtgtgtgtgtgtgtgtgtgtgtgtgtgtgtgtatatatatatatattttaaaaaaagttttaattcattatttcaaaatttaacagtaaaaaaaataaaattgaaccCACAAATTATAAAATCTGAACTGACTTTTGAACCAAAGTGAAACATGAAGGAAAGTAGTTTTCCTAAGAATTAATTAGAGAAAATGACAATGTATAaccactctcaaaataatagccgaaaaaatgtatattttttgtatactatgttatatacataaattatataaattttatattctttttcGGCTACTGAATATAAAAAAT
Coding sequences:
- the LOC104226738 gene encoding WEB family protein At2g38370; translated protein: MDASEISSANAGVNLFSSCTEMEEKGCVVRAEIDTSAPFESVKEAATRFGGIGFWKPTLHKSFEVAEEKVDIAKVEEQAAQLEKDLIVKEKETLEVLKELESTKVMIEELKSKLQNEASEVTATLTADAEAKDVHLAGEVAEKENHEMNIVSDNQDTTGGLVLCPSSAPGFILLELKQAKLHLTRTTSDLADIRTTVESYNKRIENERILLEKTRQRLSSSSSKISSLEEELNKTKEKLKLVKDGEVSSCDPVDLTRELQRLTAETEQFKKVGEAAKSEVLRALSEIEQTKTRIKTAEIRLVAAKKMKAAARAAEAVALAEIKAISNSEMQLRRPEDSVTLTFEEYSSLLSKAQDAQEASKQREVDAMMLVDEANVSKTEILKKVEEATEEVKVSKKALEEALSRVEAANEGKLAIEEALRKWRSENGQRRRSVQNSTKFKNPSSSQHRKDSVLVDVNGLTLVNDELKPVVKPTLSIGQILNKKLLLTEEFENGRKKVGKHTLSLAQMLGKPTGEVQLSRKDEKENGHKHHLPAKRKKFGFARISHLVTQHSKKKKQHTASLSCKSAELN